The stretch of DNA aaccaaatttttaatactGCTTACACTTTACAACAGTGGATTGCACAATAATTTATGTACATTTGGCTCTTTTAGGAAAATAATATAACCATCTATCATCGAGTCAACAAAcaaagatgagatgatgaacTAAGAAGCATCAAAGCTGAATTCAAAAACAATGGCGATTTCTACATTACTCTCAATCTCTCCTCTCActctatcttcttcctcatcaacaAAAACCCATCTCCTAACTACTAGGGTTTATTCATCATCTTCGACTTCTCCCAAATTGAATCAAAACAATCGTCGTTTTCTAGAGAGTCAAAGTTCCAGTCTTTGCCACCCATTACGCCGCAATTTCAccagattctcttcttctccagatgGGTTTCTCGGAAAAGccaaagaagacgaagaaggaaacGAAATCATACAGCTTCCTTCAATTGGTGTGAACCCTGTGAAATTCGCGATATGCGTTGTGTTGTGGGCTTCGTTCTCTTTGCTTTGGTTTGCTAGGTCTGGAGATGCCAAAGCTGCTACTGATTCAATCAAATCATCGAGCTTTGGTCTCAGAATCGCCGCCACTCTTCGCCAATGTGGTTGGCCAGACGAAGCTGTTGTGTTTGCTTTAGCTACACTTCCTGTTATCGAGCTCCGTGGTGCTATTCCCGTTGGTTATTGGATGCAGCTAAAGCCTACGGTTCTCactttcttctctgttcttggGTTAGTCTCTCACACCCTGCATTAGTTTAGGCACATCTTTGATATTGTTGTTGATTTGTTCTCAGAACAGAGTTTGGAAGTGTCTCATTGGTgataaaaaatgtgaaatttg from Camelina sativa cultivar DH55 chromosome 9, Cs, whole genome shotgun sequence encodes:
- the LOC104710175 gene encoding uncharacterized protein LOC104710175 is translated as MAISTLLSISPLTLSSSSSTKTHLLTTRVYSSSSTSPKLNQNNRRFLESQSSSLCHPLRRNFTRFSSSPDGFLGKAKEDEEGNEIIQLPSIGVNPVKFAICVVLWASFSLLWFARSGDAKAATDSIKSSSFGLRIAATLRQCGWPDEAVVFALATLPVIELRGAIPVGYWMQLKPTVLTFFSVLGNMVPVPFIVLYLKKFASFLAGKSQTASKLLHILFKRAKEKAGPVEEFQWLGLMLFVAVPFPGTGAWTGAIIASILDMPFWSAVSSNFCGVVLAGLLVNLLVNLGLKQAIVAGIALFFVSTFMWSVLRNIRKSIKPSLP